A window from Theobroma cacao cultivar B97-61/B2 chromosome 3, Criollo_cocoa_genome_V2, whole genome shotgun sequence encodes these proteins:
- the LOC18605460 gene encoding MADS-box transcription factor 6 isoform X3, whose product MGRGKVVLERIENKINRQVTFSKRRNGMLKKAYELSVLCDAEVALIIFSSRGKLSEFGSSTSVSQTLEKYWQHRYTSNVHLMDETQTLYQEVLKLKAKYESLQRSQRHLFGEELEPLSIKELYKIEKQLDRALTQARQKKVQLLLERMEELRKKEVELEDENKRLQSQLELEQIFPAAQGLGDPNIEAGTISLFPKKG is encoded by the exons ATGGGGAGGGGAAAGGTGGTGTTGGAGAGAATAGAGAACAAAATCAATCGCCAAGTAACTTTCTCCAAGAGAAGAAATGGTATGCTCAAGAAAGCCTATGAGCTCTCGGTGCTGTGTGATGCTGAGGTTGCCCTTATTATCTTCTCTAGCCGGGGCAAGCTCTCTGAATTTGGCAGCAGCAC cAGTGTGTCTCAGACCCTGGAAAAATACTGGCAGCATCGCTACACCTCTAACGTCCATTTGATGGATGAAACGCAG ACCTTATACCAAGAGGTATTGAAGTTAAAGGCAAAATATGAATCTCTTCAGCGCTCACAAAG GCATCTTTTTGGAGAAGAGCTTGAACCACTTAGTATAAAAGAGCTCTATAAAATAGAGAAACAGCTTGACAGAGCTCTCACACAAGCTAGACAGAAGAAG GTGCAGTTGTTGTTGGAACGAATGGAAGAGTTGCGCAAAAAG GAAGTTGAACTTGAAGACGAAAACAAACGGCTTCAGTCTCAG CTAGAGTTAGAGCAAATTTTTCCAGCAGCTCAAGGGTTAGGAGATCCTAACATAGAAGCCG GTACCATCAGTTTATTCCCCAAGAAAGGGTAA
- the LOC18605460 gene encoding MADS-box transcription factor 6 isoform X1 encodes MGRGKVVLERIENKINRQVTFSKRRNGMLKKAYELSVLCDAEVALIIFSSRGKLSEFGSSTSVSQTLEKYWQHRYTSNVHLMDETQTLYQEVLKLKAKYESLQRSQRHLFGEELEPLSIKELYKIEKQLDRALTQARQKKVQLLLERMEELRKKEVELEDENKRLQSQLELEQIFPAAQGLGDPNIEAGNESNIPPSQANHAQLPSLLQGYHQFIPQERVSEARVDRGANKPTAGWL; translated from the exons ATGGGGAGGGGAAAGGTGGTGTTGGAGAGAATAGAGAACAAAATCAATCGCCAAGTAACTTTCTCCAAGAGAAGAAATGGTATGCTCAAGAAAGCCTATGAGCTCTCGGTGCTGTGTGATGCTGAGGTTGCCCTTATTATCTTCTCTAGCCGGGGCAAGCTCTCTGAATTTGGCAGCAGCAC cAGTGTGTCTCAGACCCTGGAAAAATACTGGCAGCATCGCTACACCTCTAACGTCCATTTGATGGATGAAACGCAG ACCTTATACCAAGAGGTATTGAAGTTAAAGGCAAAATATGAATCTCTTCAGCGCTCACAAAG GCATCTTTTTGGAGAAGAGCTTGAACCACTTAGTATAAAAGAGCTCTATAAAATAGAGAAACAGCTTGACAGAGCTCTCACACAAGCTAGACAGAAGAAG GTGCAGTTGTTGTTGGAACGAATGGAAGAGTTGCGCAAAAAG GAAGTTGAACTTGAAGACGAAAACAAACGGCTTCAGTCTCAG CTAGAGTTAGAGCAAATTTTTCCAGCAGCTCAAGGGTTAGGAGATCCTAACATAGAAGCCGGTAATGAGTCTAATATACCTCCTTCACAAGCTAATCATGCACAGCTACCCTCTTTACTGCAGGG GTACCATCAGTTTATTCCCCAAGAAAGGGTAAGTGAAGCTAGGGTGGACAGAGGCGCGAATAAGCCTACTGCAGGATGGCTTTGA
- the LOC18605460 gene encoding MADS-box transcription factor 6 isoform X2 encodes MGRGKVVLERIENKINRQVTFSKRRNGMLKKAYELSVLCDAEVALIIFSSRGKLSEFGSSTVSQTLEKYWQHRYTSNVHLMDETQTLYQEVLKLKAKYESLQRSQRHLFGEELEPLSIKELYKIEKQLDRALTQARQKKVQLLLERMEELRKKEVELEDENKRLQSQLELEQIFPAAQGLGDPNIEAGNESNIPPSQANHAQLPSLLQGYHQFIPQERVSEARVDRGANKPTAGWL; translated from the exons ATGGGGAGGGGAAAGGTGGTGTTGGAGAGAATAGAGAACAAAATCAATCGCCAAGTAACTTTCTCCAAGAGAAGAAATGGTATGCTCAAGAAAGCCTATGAGCTCTCGGTGCTGTGTGATGCTGAGGTTGCCCTTATTATCTTCTCTAGCCGGGGCAAGCTCTCTGAATTTGGCAGCAGCAC TGTGTCTCAGACCCTGGAAAAATACTGGCAGCATCGCTACACCTCTAACGTCCATTTGATGGATGAAACGCAG ACCTTATACCAAGAGGTATTGAAGTTAAAGGCAAAATATGAATCTCTTCAGCGCTCACAAAG GCATCTTTTTGGAGAAGAGCTTGAACCACTTAGTATAAAAGAGCTCTATAAAATAGAGAAACAGCTTGACAGAGCTCTCACACAAGCTAGACAGAAGAAG GTGCAGTTGTTGTTGGAACGAATGGAAGAGTTGCGCAAAAAG GAAGTTGAACTTGAAGACGAAAACAAACGGCTTCAGTCTCAG CTAGAGTTAGAGCAAATTTTTCCAGCAGCTCAAGGGTTAGGAGATCCTAACATAGAAGCCGGTAATGAGTCTAATATACCTCCTTCACAAGCTAATCATGCACAGCTACCCTCTTTACTGCAGGG GTACCATCAGTTTATTCCCCAAGAAAGGGTAAGTGAAGCTAGGGTGGACAGAGGCGCGAATAAGCCTACTGCAGGATGGCTTTGA